The Linepithema humile isolate Giens D197 chromosome 7, Lhum_UNIL_v1.0, whole genome shotgun sequence genome has a window encoding:
- the koko gene encoding cyclin-Q isoform X1 codes for MNPTEPSGTETLRYNEFTLDDTATSSKMKDVIDVLAMQREKRNALQKSITIDYTKSSDSFTVSRFIFECGLKLEAHPLTIATAAILYHRFMKEAAPQGYDNYLIAATCLYLAGKVKDDALKIRDVMNVSYNTLHRGSQPLDLGDQYWSMRDAIVQAELLIMRMLKFQVTPVHAHKYMLHYLRSLQAWFGEEEWSKYPVAKTSMALLQDFHHSPAILDFPPNLIAIACINLALQIYGVVVPLMDECDQQPWFNVFCKDLAREKLWEIMEKVMAAYDEEPETRDN; via the exons ATGAATCCCACAGAGCCAAGCGGCACCGAGACTCTCAGGTACAATGAGTTCACATTGGACGATACTGCAACAAG CTCTAAGATGAAGGATGTGATCGACGTCCTCGCGATGCAACGTGAAAAGAGAAATGCGTTACAGAAAAGTATTACAATTGATTATACGAAGTCCAGCGATAGTTTTACAGTTTCACGATTCATCTTTGAATGCG GCTTAAAATTAGAAGCTCATCCATTGACAATAGCTACTGCTGCTATATTATATCATAGATTTATGAAAGAAGCGGCACCACAGGGATATGATAATTAT cTAATAGCTGCAACCTGTCTTTATTTGGCTGGTAAAGTAAAGGATGATGCATTGAAAATAAGAGACGTAATGAACGTATCATACAATACACTTCACAGAGGATCTCAACCTTTGGATCTTGGAGATCAATATTGGAGTATGAGAGATGCAATTGTTCAAGCTGAACTTTTGATCATGAGAATGCTTAAGTTTCAGGTTACACCTGTGCATGCACACAAA TATATGCTTCATTATCTGCGGTCTCTACAAGCTTGGTTTGGTGAAGAAGAATGGTCCAAGTATCCGGTTGCCAAAACTAGCATGGCATTGTTACAAGATTTTCATCATTCTCCAGCTATTCTTGACTTCCCACCTAATTTAATAGCAATAGCATGTATTAATTTGGCGCTGCAAATTTATGGTGTAGTTGTACCTTTGATGGATGAATGCGATCAACAGCCATGGTTTAAT GTTTTTTGCAAAGATTTAGCAAGAGAGAAGCTATGGGAAATTATGGAGAAAGTTATGGCAGCTTACGATGAAGAACCTGAAACCAGAGACAATTGA
- the koko gene encoding cyclin-Q isoform X2, with protein sequence MNPTEPSGTETLSSKMKDVIDVLAMQREKRNALQKSITIDYTKSSDSFTVSRFIFECGLKLEAHPLTIATAAILYHRFMKEAAPQGYDNYLIAATCLYLAGKVKDDALKIRDVMNVSYNTLHRGSQPLDLGDQYWSMRDAIVQAELLIMRMLKFQVTPVHAHKYMLHYLRSLQAWFGEEEWSKYPVAKTSMALLQDFHHSPAILDFPPNLIAIACINLALQIYGVVVPLMDECDQQPWFNVFCKDLAREKLWEIMEKVMAAYDEEPETRDN encoded by the exons ATGAATCCCACAGAGCCAAGCGGCACCGAGACTCTCAG CTCTAAGATGAAGGATGTGATCGACGTCCTCGCGATGCAACGTGAAAAGAGAAATGCGTTACAGAAAAGTATTACAATTGATTATACGAAGTCCAGCGATAGTTTTACAGTTTCACGATTCATCTTTGAATGCG GCTTAAAATTAGAAGCTCATCCATTGACAATAGCTACTGCTGCTATATTATATCATAGATTTATGAAAGAAGCGGCACCACAGGGATATGATAATTAT cTAATAGCTGCAACCTGTCTTTATTTGGCTGGTAAAGTAAAGGATGATGCATTGAAAATAAGAGACGTAATGAACGTATCATACAATACACTTCACAGAGGATCTCAACCTTTGGATCTTGGAGATCAATATTGGAGTATGAGAGATGCAATTGTTCAAGCTGAACTTTTGATCATGAGAATGCTTAAGTTTCAGGTTACACCTGTGCATGCACACAAA TATATGCTTCATTATCTGCGGTCTCTACAAGCTTGGTTTGGTGAAGAAGAATGGTCCAAGTATCCGGTTGCCAAAACTAGCATGGCATTGTTACAAGATTTTCATCATTCTCCAGCTATTCTTGACTTCCCACCTAATTTAATAGCAATAGCATGTATTAATTTGGCGCTGCAAATTTATGGTGTAGTTGTACCTTTGATGGATGAATGCGATCAACAGCCATGGTTTAAT GTTTTTTGCAAAGATTTAGCAAGAGAGAAGCTATGGGAAATTATGGAGAAAGTTATGGCAGCTTACGATGAAGAACCTGAAACCAGAGACAATTGA
- the LOC105678397 gene encoding transcription elongation factor, mitochondrial isoform X1, translated as MMLTKLFDTFINTQRTQFHKHCGLGTLVFKINSMCTNAFDKINLLSSEEKEKILNIINSKNTEDLLQYSITKKRAHNLELHRIDNGPYKSVKDLLLVKGINTKCLFRFSKSIISGKKMSSKKMSYGLVLTPKAVGDIHKKVNTVLGIHIGPNMISWSLLNRDSEVLQWSYKSFPEKRAKENLHTLVQVILPIVAKLPKAERYVMQETGGDMCYQQSRKFYLAYVRQSIIGAIIMSYLTLNCKLDDTAEFVANNIFILRQHTLRKIYGLIIDNEVISTQYMLQKLLQENDKLLETKERWPSVSINAELRNMYQAQSSVYQEQMNWSLLIALAFLELVVHERTDMIVRSAQ; from the exons ATGATGCTGACAAAATTATtcgatacttttattaatactcaAAGAACGCAA tTTCACAAACATTGCGGATTAGGCACACttgtttttaagataaatagcATGTGTACTAATGCATTTGATAAGATCAATTTGCTCTCttcagaagaaaaagagaaaatactcaacataataaatagcaaaaataCAGAGGATCTATTACA GTATTCCATAACTAAGAAGCGTGCACATAATTTAGAATTGCATCGAATAGATAATGGACCATATAAATCAGTAAAGGATTTATTACTAGTAAAGGGTATAAATACCAAATGTTTATTTAGGTTTTCTAAATCAATTATATCTGGCAAAAAAATGAGCtctaaaaaaatgtcatatggCTTGGTCTTGACACCAAAAGCTGTTGGTGATATTCATAAG AAGGTTAACACAGTATTAGGCATACATATAGGGCCAAACATGATCAGTTGGTCATTATTAAATCGTGATTCCGAGGTATTGCAATGGAGTTATAAATCCTTTCCAGAAAAACGGGCAAAGGAAAATCTTCATACTTTAGTTCAAGTA aTATTACCAATTGTTGCAAAACTACCAAAGGCTGAGCGATATGTAATGCAAGAGACTGGTGGTGACATGTGTTATCAGCAAAGTCGCAAATTTTATCTTGCTTATGTACGACAATCCATAATAGGTGCTATCATCATGTCGTATCTGACATTGAATTGTAAATTAGACG atactGCAGAGTTTgtagcaaataatatttttatacttcgaCAGCATACTTTACGGAAGATCTATGGACTTATAATTGATAACGAAGTTATATCTACACAATAtatgttgcaaaaattgctacaagagaatgataaattattagaaaccAAGGAACGCTGGCCAAGTGTCTCCATAAATGCagaattaagaaatatgtatCAAGCACAAAGTTCTGTTTATCAAGAACAAATGAATTGGTCTTTATTGATAGCATTAGCTTTCTTAGAGTTAGTTGTACATGAAAGAACTGATATGATTGTTCGTAGCGCTCAATAG
- the LOC105678397 gene encoding transcription elongation factor, mitochondrial isoform X2, translated as MMLTKLFDTFINTQRTQFHKHCGLGTLVFKINSMCTNAFDKINLLSSEEKEKILNIINSKNTEDLLQFSKSIISGKKMSSKKMSYGLVLTPKAVGDIHKKVNTVLGIHIGPNMISWSLLNRDSEVLQWSYKSFPEKRAKENLHTLVQVILPIVAKLPKAERYVMQETGGDMCYQQSRKFYLAYVRQSIIGAIIMSYLTLNCKLDDTAEFVANNIFILRQHTLRKIYGLIIDNEVISTQYMLQKLLQENDKLLETKERWPSVSINAELRNMYQAQSSVYQEQMNWSLLIALAFLELVVHERTDMIVRSAQ; from the exons ATGATGCTGACAAAATTATtcgatacttttattaatactcaAAGAACGCAA tTTCACAAACATTGCGGATTAGGCACACttgtttttaagataaatagcATGTGTACTAATGCATTTGATAAGATCAATTTGCTCTCttcagaagaaaaagagaaaatactcaacataataaatagcaaaaataCAGAGGATCTATTACA GTTTTCTAAATCAATTATATCTGGCAAAAAAATGAGCtctaaaaaaatgtcatatggCTTGGTCTTGACACCAAAAGCTGTTGGTGATATTCATAAG AAGGTTAACACAGTATTAGGCATACATATAGGGCCAAACATGATCAGTTGGTCATTATTAAATCGTGATTCCGAGGTATTGCAATGGAGTTATAAATCCTTTCCAGAAAAACGGGCAAAGGAAAATCTTCATACTTTAGTTCAAGTA aTATTACCAATTGTTGCAAAACTACCAAAGGCTGAGCGATATGTAATGCAAGAGACTGGTGGTGACATGTGTTATCAGCAAAGTCGCAAATTTTATCTTGCTTATGTACGACAATCCATAATAGGTGCTATCATCATGTCGTATCTGACATTGAATTGTAAATTAGACG atactGCAGAGTTTgtagcaaataatatttttatacttcgaCAGCATACTTTACGGAAGATCTATGGACTTATAATTGATAACGAAGTTATATCTACACAATAtatgttgcaaaaattgctacaagagaatgataaattattagaaaccAAGGAACGCTGGCCAAGTGTCTCCATAAATGCagaattaagaaatatgtatCAAGCACAAAGTTCTGTTTATCAAGAACAAATGAATTGGTCTTTATTGATAGCATTAGCTTTCTTAGAGTTAGTTGTACATGAAAGAACTGATATGATTGTTCGTAGCGCTCAATAG